The Candidatus Nitrosocosmicus franklandus genome contains a region encoding:
- a CDS encoding winged helix-turn-helix domain-containing protein — protein sequence MNSPSPKDILPVLTDETSLKILKLLDGKEYSIQQIAALLKLPISSTYRKVHRLEQIKVIKKTKIVRNIDGTDESFYTSWIDEILIRLKNNEITCKIKNRPQQDKILRLWQSFKQ from the coding sequence TTGAATAGTCCGTCTCCAAAAGATATATTGCCAGTATTAACTGATGAAACTAGTCTAAAAATATTAAAATTACTTGATGGAAAGGAATATAGTATCCAACAAATAGCAGCTCTTCTAAAGTTACCAATATCTTCAACATACAGAAAGGTTCACAGATTAGAACAAATAAAGGTTATAAAAAAAACAAAGATTGTACGGAATATTGATGGAACTGATGAATCATTTTATACTTCTTGGATTGATGAAATTTTAATAAGGTTAAAAAATAACGAAATCACCTGTAAAATTAAAAATAGACCTCAACAAGATAAAATCCTCCGGTTGTGGCAAAGCTTTAAACAATAA
- a CDS encoding DUF7521 family protein, translated as MNLVIIIHILLGFILVYFAIRAYKRSRYFPMVYLAAGFLLITIGDTIIGDTLRFNHEESKELIEEGVEIAGFVLVIIAVLKS; from the coding sequence ATGAATCTAGTCATAATAATTCACATTTTACTTGGATTTATCCTAGTTTATTTCGCAATTCGAGCCTATAAGAGAAGCAGGTATTTTCCTATGGTATACCTAGCAGCCGGATTTTTGCTGATAACTATTGGAGACACCATTATTGGTGATACTCTGAGATTCAATCATGAAGAAAGCAAAGAACTCATTGAAGAAGGTGTAGAAATAGCCGGATTTGTACTAGTAATAATTGCCGTGTTAAAGAGTTGA
- a CDS encoding MEDS domain-containing protein: MKPFDSLKRGYHIFGIYYSKVLEFHDFRSFLRNGIDNNELIIVFLENYSKDKFDKRVRDFINFCNRENYKRKGSIHLKATEEWFHHTECSNSDKFFKKWESLVFDAKKSGREGIRIFVETNKFMIEKFGNSLIIYDKILQDLFDFPITSMYVYRKEDIQSMTPEQIAILNSSQGCSLDELLVRYQYAL, from the coding sequence ATGAAACCTTTTGATTCATTAAAACGCGGATATCATATATTTGGAATATACTACTCAAAAGTACTTGAATTTCATGACTTTCGCTCCTTTCTGAGAAATGGTATAGATAACAATGAATTGATAATTGTATTTTTAGAAAACTACTCAAAAGATAAATTTGATAAGCGAGTAAGAGATTTTATCAATTTTTGTAATCGTGAAAATTACAAAAGGAAAGGTAGTATCCATCTCAAAGCAACTGAAGAATGGTTTCACCATACTGAATGTTCAAATTCGGACAAATTTTTTAAAAAATGGGAGAGTTTGGTCTTTGATGCCAAAAAATCAGGAAGGGAAGGTATTAGGATCTTTGTAGAGACAAATAAATTCATGATAGAAAAATTTGGTAATTCTTTAATCATTTATGACAAAATCCTACAAGATCTATTTGACTTTCCTATTACTTCAATGTATGTTTATAGAAAAGAAGATATACAATCGATGACTCCTGAGCAAATAGCGATATTGAACTCGAGTCAAGGGTGCAGTTTAGACGAGTTGTTGGTACGATATCAATATGCCCTTTAA
- a CDS encoding patatin-like phospholipase family protein — protein MIIVGAMKKKTKIPTTLEDNKTIEKVLVLQGGGSLGAYECGVFRILSENNIRFDIVAGTSIGAVNAAIIASYRREKDPAKELERFWIELSERIIPMFPPYWSLYFTDEMRAILASMYSAIYGNPRAFSRHSDVFPFNLFPYRLPYPLFDTSPLKDTLEKYVDFSTLSVKDNTSQKIEHRPRLIVTSTDIQTSQPVIFDSNTEFMDTNSVLASVGFPFYGISWTEKNGHYLWDGALLSNTPLREVMDASPKLDKEVYLVNIFPHFQKKLPSNMFEAWHRARDIIYNDKTDNNIKVSTTNSEHLSLLKRMHDLLMKYDQEMKKSAEQYLSENQNKLNIELTNLEGKYHEIIEKRGSIIKKITRIDRPEIHPFLFEDADFSEMTIKKLIRQGEEDAKRAIKSDSQ, from the coding sequence ATGATAATAGTAGGTGCAATGAAGAAAAAAACTAAAATTCCAACTACTCTCGAGGATAATAAGACCATAGAGAAAGTTCTGGTATTGCAAGGTGGTGGTTCACTTGGCGCCTATGAGTGTGGTGTATTCAGAATCCTTTCAGAGAATAATATCAGATTTGACATAGTTGCGGGAACTTCAATAGGAGCAGTCAATGCTGCAATAATAGCTTCCTACAGGCGAGAAAAAGATCCTGCGAAAGAGCTGGAAAGGTTTTGGATCGAACTTTCGGAAAGAATAATTCCCATGTTTCCTCCTTATTGGTCATTATATTTTACAGACGAAATGAGAGCTATCCTTGCGTCAATGTATTCAGCAATTTATGGCAATCCCAGGGCTTTTAGTAGACATTCAGATGTATTCCCATTCAATTTATTTCCATATAGACTCCCTTATCCTCTGTTTGATACTTCACCGTTAAAAGACACATTGGAAAAGTATGTTGATTTTTCCACTCTTTCAGTTAAAGACAACACTAGTCAGAAAATTGAACACAGACCCAGACTTATAGTAACGTCAACTGACATACAAACTAGCCAACCCGTAATATTTGATAGCAATACAGAATTCATGGATACAAACAGTGTTTTGGCAAGCGTAGGCTTTCCATTTTATGGAATATCATGGACCGAAAAAAATGGCCATTACCTTTGGGATGGAGCATTGTTAAGTAACACTCCCCTTAGAGAAGTCATGGATGCATCACCTAAATTGGATAAAGAGGTATATTTAGTCAACATTTTCCCTCATTTTCAAAAAAAACTTCCGAGTAATATGTTTGAGGCATGGCACCGTGCGCGTGACATAATTTATAACGATAAGACGGATAATAACATCAAGGTCTCGACTACCAACTCAGAACACTTATCTCTTTTAAAGAGGATGCATGATTTGCTGATGAAATATGATCAAGAAATGAAGAAATCAGCGGAGCAATATTTATCAGAAAATCAAAACAAATTGAATATAGAATTAACCAATCTTGAAGGGAAATATCACGAAATCATTGAGAAAAGAGGCTCCATTATAAAGAAAATAACAAGAATTGATAGACCTGAAATACATCCCTTCCTGTTTGAGGATGCAGATTTTTCGGAAATGACCATAAAAAAATTAATCCGTCAAGGAGAAGAGGATGCTAAAAGAGCTATAAAGTCTGATTCTCAATGA
- a CDS encoding alpha/beta hydrolase family protein: protein MIVLQSKFKSSSFVVLSTFFGAIMILSSYSMTLGNPLFSETSAQSDLQVIKYRDLVIDLGDGVTTKAQISYPAVGKGPFPAVLLIQGSGALDMNETLTTNSKPFWEISQYLSERGFAVLKYDKRGVGPESYTILNSSVWGNNTVDDQVNDGKKALSVLVQQPEVDPKRISVLGHSEGTLYAPIIAMDNSTMVSNVILMAALAQNPLKDVEYYQDVSLPLEYAMQVMDNNNTGLISMQQIVSDPFLRNFLLPSSVAYSNDTKAITAALIDKFGNSSNINIDKQIKPLLIKGYENTTAFNLLECDTVGICPVLWKSLSNMPTSLSSIGNVSKSTGILILTGENDVQTPVQQSFLLHQRLNEVNHPDHTLITYPDLGHAFYPSSKWKTAFGPMEPDVLADLYSWLESHSK from the coding sequence ATGATAGTGTTGCAAAGTAAATTTAAGTCATCGTCATTCGTAGTTTTGAGTACGTTTTTTGGTGCAATTATGATTTTATCGTCATATTCAATGACATTAGGTAATCCCTTATTTTCTGAAACTTCGGCCCAGTCAGACCTTCAAGTTATAAAATACAGGGATCTGGTCATAGATTTGGGCGACGGAGTGACTACAAAAGCTCAGATATCTTATCCAGCCGTAGGAAAAGGACCATTTCCTGCTGTGTTGCTTATTCAAGGTTCTGGTGCATTAGACATGAACGAAACATTGACTACAAATAGTAAACCATTCTGGGAAATATCTCAATATCTTTCTGAGAGAGGATTCGCCGTTCTAAAGTATGATAAAAGAGGCGTTGGCCCAGAAAGTTATACAATTTTGAATTCAAGTGTGTGGGGAAATAACACAGTTGACGATCAAGTTAATGATGGCAAGAAAGCATTGAGTGTTCTTGTGCAGCAGCCCGAAGTTGATCCAAAGAGAATAAGCGTACTAGGTCATAGCGAAGGTACCCTTTATGCTCCAATCATAGCAATGGATAATTCGACAATGGTGAGTAATGTAATACTTATGGCTGCTCTTGCTCAAAACCCATTAAAAGATGTAGAGTATTATCAAGACGTTTCACTACCATTAGAATATGCTATGCAAGTAATGGATAACAATAACACCGGTTTGATATCTATGCAGCAGATTGTATCGGATCCATTTTTAAGGAACTTTTTATTACCCTCATCTGTTGCGTATTCTAATGATACGAAAGCCATAACCGCTGCTTTGATTGATAAATTTGGTAATAGCAGTAACATAAATATTGATAAACAAATCAAACCTCTTCTGATAAAGGGCTATGAAAATACCACAGCATTTAATCTGCTTGAATGTGATACTGTAGGAATATGTCCCGTATTGTGGAAATCTCTATCTAACATGCCAACAAGTTTAAGCTCTATTGGAAACGTTTCTAAATCTACAGGTATTTTGATACTTACAGGGGAAAATGATGTTCAAACTCCAGTTCAACAATCGTTCCTCTTACATCAAAGGCTTAATGAAGTGAATCATCCTGACCATACATTAATAACATATCCTGACTTGGGACACGCTTTCTATCCATCATCAAAATGGAAAACAGCATTTGGACCGATGGAACCAGATGTTTTGGCAGATTTATATTCATGGTTAGAATCGCATTCAAAATAG
- a CDS encoding MBL fold metallo-hydrolase — MTKITKNVYSIEGITHPDPRGKVFPYLFIEDEDNLTLIDPGFLAQIPVLEKYLQNIGYDIKNVKRIILTHVHVDHAQAANEVKRKSGARIYSHWIESRYLAHNPPYMGPPSTQETLEKLENLGISAESLSREYGTLEVEPISVDDQVSDGDMIGSLKVIHTPGHTPGHISLYYEKDKLLLGADSIYKKVFGAEGMYISAPQVSMDPTTAIVSAQRLSRINFDKLLMAHQDAPLLEGAREAVEKLVAEYIQNLKG; from the coding sequence ATGACTAAGATTACTAAGAATGTTTACTCAATAGAAGGTATTACTCATCCCGATCCACGGGGAAAGGTCTTTCCTTACTTGTTTATAGAGGATGAAGATAATTTGACGTTAATCGATCCTGGTTTTCTTGCACAAATACCTGTGCTTGAAAAATATCTGCAGAACATAGGATATGACATTAAGAACGTGAAGCGAATAATCCTAACTCATGTCCACGTCGACCACGCACAAGCTGCCAATGAGGTAAAAAGAAAATCAGGTGCGAGGATTTACTCCCATTGGATTGAGTCAAGATATCTTGCCCACAATCCACCCTACATGGGACCTCCGTCTACACAAGAAACTCTTGAAAAACTAGAAAATCTTGGTATCTCAGCAGAGTCATTATCAAGAGAATATGGAACTTTAGAAGTCGAACCTATAAGCGTTGATGATCAAGTCTCAGATGGCGACATGATTGGCAGTCTTAAGGTCATCCATACACCTGGTCATACACCTGGTCACATATCGCTCTATTATGAAAAAGATAAACTGCTTCTAGGTGCTGATAGTATATATAAAAAGGTATTCGGAGCTGAGGGTATGTATATATCTGCGCCTCAAGTATCAATGGACCCGACTACAGCAATAGTATCTGCGCAAAGGCTTTCAAGGATTAATTTTGACAAACTATTGATGGCTCATCAAGATGCTCCATTATTAGAAGGAGCCAGAGAGGCTGTAGAGAAGCTGGTTGCTGAATACATACAAAATCTAAAAGGATGA
- a CDS encoding alpha/beta fold hydrolase, with the protein MITSKSQNIMFVHGSCHGGWCWKKILPYFDSNEFNIYLPTLTGLGERSHLVNEMTDLYTHVEDILQIFKYEDLSGVILIGHSYAGLVIGGVAEMIPEKIKLLIYIDAYIPQDGKTAFDLDPGLMDLYKERTMKDQNKPWLVRPYTPSEFGISNVKDIEWMESKLVPMPLLTHTQPIIVQNKETTKIPRAFITTSEFGEDMFQRQNMEAKKKWDYYELKRGHDVMITAPEELSKLLLNIISKRK; encoded by the coding sequence GTGATTACATCAAAATCTCAGAATATCATGTTCGTTCATGGTTCGTGTCATGGGGGCTGGTGTTGGAAGAAAATCCTGCCATATTTTGATTCTAATGAATTTAACATCTATTTACCAACTCTTACTGGATTAGGCGAAAGAAGTCATCTTGTAAATGAAATGACTGATCTGTATACCCATGTGGAGGATATTTTGCAAATATTCAAGTATGAAGACCTTTCTGGGGTGATTCTGATTGGTCATAGTTATGCAGGTCTCGTAATAGGTGGAGTCGCAGAAATGATTCCCGAGAAAATCAAACTATTGATATATATTGATGCATATATCCCACAAGATGGAAAAACAGCGTTTGATCTTGATCCTGGACTAATGGATCTATATAAAGAAAGAACCATGAAGGACCAAAATAAACCATGGCTTGTAAGACCTTATACACCAAGCGAATTTGGAATTTCCAACGTCAAGGATATCGAATGGATGGAATCAAAACTTGTTCCCATGCCATTGCTTACACATACCCAACCTATTATAGTCCAAAACAAGGAAACAACTAAAATCCCAAGAGCATTCATTACTACATCAGAATTCGGAGAAGATATGTTTCAAAGACAAAATATGGAAGCAAAGAAAAAATGGGATTATTATGAACTCAAAAGGGGTCACGATGTCATGATTACCGCACCAGAAGAACTATCGAAACTATTGTTGAACATTATTTCCAAGAGAAAATAG
- a CDS encoding cation:proton antiporter, giving the protein MASESVFIHIIISLSILLFTAKIFAEIFQRIKQPVVLGELLAGIIVGPYALGGLPLFDGQPLVVLDETIKHIGELAAIIILFIAGLEITPREFLRGGAASFTVGALGVVVPFFAGFIVLSIYGLNTFEILLIATALTATSIAISIQVLTELGKMQSKEARLILGAAIVDDILAIAILSVVVTMVQTGDAMPQLADIAFLILKILGLFAILLIGAVLIIPRILHREKLWRSKGSIEGITTAIFFGIAGLAAYVGLSPIVGAFAAGMAVASTKLIKQVEEYAHKLQFIFAPLFFAIIGAQVDLRGINIEVLIIAGIIIAIAVLSKLVGCGLPAMLFLKDRAKSMKVGIGMVSRGEVGLIVAGVGVTSGVLSTDVYTSIILMVAVTTIITPIWLKKSYKNISSSDMVK; this is encoded by the coding sequence ATGGCATCAGAGTCAGTTTTTATTCATATCATAATATCACTTTCCATTCTACTTTTCACTGCTAAAATCTTTGCAGAGATATTTCAGAGGATAAAACAACCTGTTGTATTAGGAGAACTACTGGCTGGAATTATAGTAGGTCCTTATGCACTAGGAGGTTTGCCACTATTTGATGGCCAACCATTAGTGGTTCTCGATGAAACTATCAAACACATTGGAGAATTAGCTGCCATCATAATTTTGTTTATTGCAGGACTGGAAATTACACCTAGAGAGTTTCTCAGAGGGGGAGCCGCCTCATTTACCGTTGGTGCACTGGGAGTAGTTGTTCCGTTCTTTGCAGGTTTTATTGTTCTATCAATATATGGCCTAAATACCTTTGAAATACTTCTAATAGCCACTGCATTAACAGCTACAAGTATAGCAATCTCCATCCAAGTCTTGACTGAATTGGGAAAAATGCAATCAAAGGAGGCTCGGCTCATACTTGGCGCAGCTATAGTAGATGATATTCTTGCAATTGCAATATTGTCCGTGGTGGTAACAATGGTGCAAACCGGTGATGCTATGCCACAGCTAGCCGATATAGCATTTCTGATATTAAAAATCCTTGGTTTATTTGCTATTTTACTCATTGGTGCAGTCCTCATAATTCCAAGGATACTGCACAGAGAAAAATTGTGGAGATCGAAAGGAAGTATTGAAGGAATAACTACAGCTATTTTCTTTGGTATTGCAGGTCTTGCAGCTTATGTTGGCTTGTCTCCTATTGTAGGTGCATTTGCTGCAGGAATGGCGGTTGCTAGTACGAAACTAATCAAACAGGTAGAAGAGTACGCACATAAGTTGCAGTTTATCTTTGCGCCCTTGTTTTTTGCTATTATAGGTGCTCAAGTGGACCTGAGGGGTATCAATATTGAAGTCTTGATTATTGCAGGAATAATTATTGCAATAGCAGTTCTTTCAAAACTTGTGGGATGTGGATTACCTGCCATGTTATTTCTTAAAGATAGAGCGAAATCTATGAAGGTGGGGATAGGGATGGTATCTCGAGGTGAAGTTGGCCTAATCGTTGCTGGTGTCGGAGTTACATCTGGAGTTTTATCTACAGACGTGTATACCTCAATAATTTTGATGGTTGCTGTTACCACGATAATTACCCCAATCTGGTTGAAAAAATCCTACAAAAATATATCCTCTTCAGATATGGTTAAATAA
- a CDS encoding DUF7482 domain-containing protein: MKNIILGLIIGFSIITTVFYVGTSNAQIGNISETPSTSYTNTSNSGDDAPISINIPVEKGYVNGNISYFISTDASEEMIVSSVTNTTKFKVNYAPTLSNTSEISRQQGYVFVNGVIGNGTFDHQLPVASASGGDPGYSPLFEINYVEWNNNTEPRVLKSVSEIFEAEAKGEISIEKSNIVINSPAMEIK; the protein is encoded by the coding sequence ATGAAAAATATTATCCTAGGTTTGATCATCGGGTTTTCTATTATCACAACCGTTTTCTATGTGGGCACAAGTAATGCTCAAATAGGAAACATCAGTGAAACCCCAAGCACCTCCTACACTAATACTTCAAATTCAGGAGATGATGCCCCCATTTCAATAAATATTCCAGTTGAAAAGGGGTACGTGAATGGAAACATATCGTACTTTATTAGTACAGATGCTTCAGAGGAAATGATTGTCTCATCGGTAACAAATACAACAAAATTTAAGGTTAATTATGCACCTACGTTGAGCAATACTTCAGAAATTTCTCGTCAACAGGGTTATGTTTTCGTAAATGGGGTAATTGGAAATGGAACATTTGACCACCAATTACCAGTTGCTTCTGCCAGTGGAGGAGATCCAGGATATAGTCCGTTATTTGAAATCAATTATGTAGAATGGAATAATAACACAGAACCCAGAGTATTAAAATCCGTTAGCGAGATTTTTGAGGCCGAAGCAAAAGGAGAGATTAGTATCGAGAAATCCAATATTGTCATCAATAGTCCGGCAATGGAGATCAAGTAA
- a CDS encoding 6-bladed beta-propeller, producing MIFSIFTITINLNDINFIAHGQTNVTYSFLTTWGTQGSEEGQFEGLNDVHEKNGFIYVPDYDNDRIQKFTPDGEFVATWGTEGKEDGQMNHPHSVAFDSEGNLYVTDRGNLRVQKFTPDGEFITKWGTKGEGDGQFLHPHGIAVDEIRDFVYVDDATNMNIQKFDLNGTFIAKWGSEGSDPGQLSNPESLDVDSQGNVYVSDLDNNRIQKFTPDGEFITAWGTEGEGKGQFDSPAGLSIDDSDRVFVTDRGNARIQVFDSNGIFITMWGSPGTENGQFARPEGIDVDPSGNVYVADTNNNRVQKFVPASPQQ from the coding sequence GTGATTTTTAGTATATTTACGATAACTATTAACCTAAACGATATTAATTTTATCGCACATGGACAAACCAACGTCACTTATTCTTTTCTCACTACTTGGGGGACCCAGGGAAGTGAAGAGGGACAATTTGAGGGACTTAATGACGTTCATGAAAAGAATGGTTTTATATATGTACCAGATTATGACAATGACCGTATTCAAAAATTCACTCCAGATGGTGAGTTCGTAGCTACCTGGGGTACTGAAGGAAAGGAGGATGGTCAAATGAATCACCCTCACAGTGTTGCGTTTGATTCTGAGGGGAATCTTTACGTTACTGATAGAGGTAATCTTAGAGTTCAAAAATTCACCCCAGATGGGGAATTCATTACAAAGTGGGGTACAAAAGGAGAAGGTGACGGTCAGTTTTTACATCCCCATGGCATTGCTGTTGACGAGATAAGAGATTTTGTATATGTTGATGACGCTACCAACATGAACATCCAAAAATTTGATCTTAACGGCACGTTCATTGCAAAGTGGGGATCAGAAGGTTCTGATCCGGGTCAACTTTCAAACCCAGAGAGTTTGGACGTAGATTCGCAAGGGAATGTATACGTATCTGATTTGGACAATAATCGTATTCAAAAATTCACTCCAGATGGTGAATTCATAACTGCCTGGGGTACTGAAGGAGAAGGCAAGGGTCAATTTGATTCTCCTGCAGGTCTTTCAATTGATGACTCAGATAGAGTATTTGTGACAGACAGAGGAAACGCACGAATACAGGTATTTGATAGCAACGGTATATTTATCACGATGTGGGGATCGCCTGGTACAGAGAACGGTCAATTTGCTAGACCTGAAGGAATCGATGTTGATCCTTCGGGTAATGTATACGTTGCAGATACAAATAATAACCGAGTGCAAAAGTTTGTTCCGGCCTCTCCGCAACAGTAA
- a CDS encoding peptidoglycan-binding domain-containing protein: MELNPTPSTCDPNAQTLKKGDTDEVVVKLQNLLSEKGYIYRACVDGDFGPGTEAAVKRFQTDNSLTIDRIVGPTTWQVLCSTALSLSDQVTRMISCPVGDDDDDDDDDDDDDDDDDDDDDDDDDDDDDDDDDDDDDDDGTTSCTIGT, encoded by the coding sequence ATGGAACTTAATCCTACCCCCTCAACCTGTGATCCTAATGCTCAAACTTTAAAAAAAGGTGATACGGATGAGGTTGTTGTTAAATTACAGAATCTGTTATCTGAAAAAGGATACATTTATAGAGCTTGTGTGGATGGAGATTTTGGACCTGGTACAGAGGCAGCTGTTAAACGGTTTCAAACAGACAATAGTTTGACTATTGATAGAATTGTCGGTCCTACTACGTGGCAAGTATTATGTTCGACCGCATTATCGCTTTCTGATCAAGTAACAAGAATGATAAGTTGTCCTGTTGGCGATGATGATGATGATGATGATGATGATGATGATGATGATGATGATGATGATGATGATGATGATGATGATGATGATGATGATGATGATGATGATGATGATGATGATGATGATGATGATGGTACTACTTCATGTACAATAGGAACTTAG